TGGGCGAGGAGGGACTCGAACCCTCACACCTTGCGGTACCAGATCCTAAGTCTGGCGCGTCTACCAGTTTCGCCACCCGCCCGGGTTGCGCCGTCGTGCACTGCACCGTCTTACCGCGAAACATCCACGGGACGGCAGAGGCCGGAAAAACAAAAAGGCCCCTCCATTTCTGGAGGGGCCTCACAGTGAGAGCGGAGGGAATCGAACCCACAACCTATGGATTAAGAGTCCATTGCTCTGCCAATTGAGCTACGCTCCCGGCACTGCCCCGGTCCGCCGCCTGCGCGGCGTCCAGGTGGCGGCGGTAACTACAGAACGCCGCCTGCTGTGTCAAAACGTTTTTTCACGCCCCCCTTCATTCCTGTCCGTGGCGGTTCGTCTCCGGTGCTTTCCGGAGCCGATGCTGGTCCGCATGCCCTTCAGCCGGGCCCGGCGCGTGACGCAGGCATGTGAAGCGAGCGCCCCACTCCGATGTTCAACATGGCCGTAGCACGCTGTTCGTCCCAGCCTGGCGGGACGGCGAGCGAGTGATGGCTCGCGGTCAGTCACCTCGAGAGCACCGAGCACCCCGCGGCAACCATGCGGGCGGACGGAGGTCGTCCGCCCTTTTCGCGCAGGACGTAGCAGGAGAAGACAGAGATGGAAGCCAACCCCCAACAGAAGGCGGAAGGAACGGCGGCCGGCCAGGGTGGCCAGCACGCCGGGTGGACACGGGAGCGCGTGGAGCTCGTGAAGCGGACCATCTGCCCTCGCGGCATCAGCGAGGACGAGTTCGCCCTCTTCATCGAGCAGTGCAAGCGCAGTGGCCTGGACCCGCTCCTCAAGGAGGCCTTCTGCGTGGCGCGTCGGCAGAATGCCGGCAACCGCGAGCGGCCCAACTGGGTGACGAAGTACGAGTTCCAGCCCTCCGAGGCCGGAATGCTCGCACGCGCCGAGCGCTTCCCGGACTTCAAGGGCATCCAGGCGAGCGCGGTGTTCGCCGAGGACGACATCGTCGTGGACCAGGGCCGAGGCGAGGTGGTGCACCGCTTCAACCCCGCCAAGCGAAAGGGCGCGCTGGTGGGTGCCTGGTCGCGTGTGGTGCGCGAGGACAAGCTGCCGGTGGTGGTGTGGTTGGACTTCAGCGGCTACGTCCAGCAGACGCCGCTGTGGTCCAAGATTCCCACCACCATGATTGAGAAGTGCGCCCGCGTGGCCGCCCTGCGCAAGGCGTACCCGGAGGCCTTCGGCGGACTCTATGTGCGGGAGGAAATGCCCGCCGAGGACTACGAGTCGCACTCGGACGAACACGGCAGCGGCCCCTACGAGGTACTGGGCTCCAAGCCCGGCCCCCTCAAGGCGTCCTTCCCGCCGCTGGCGCCCCAGGAGCCGCGCGCGTCCCAGGCCGCCGCGGCGCAGTTGGACATCGACGTGCCGCTCCAGCCCAAGCAGCCCCGCGAATCCACCCTGGAGGCGGTGCCCGCCGCCAATCCGGAGCCCGCGGCGCCACGCCCCAAGCCGAGCGCCGTGGTGGTGGCGTTCGGCCCCCACAAGGGGAAGACGGCCTCCGAGCTCTCCGACGACGAGCTGAGCGAGTCCATCGACCTGGCCAACGAGAAGCTGATGGAGCAGCCCCGGGCACGCTGGGCCAAGGCCATGCGGGAGAACCTGCTGGCGTTGGAGGCAGAGACGGAGCTGCGCTGCCGGGTGCCAGCGTCGAAGGGCGATGGCAACGGCGCGGCCCATGATGCGTGACGCTGAGCAGGAAACCATCAGGCCGTGAGGGGGCGCCCCCGCTACGAAAGTGGCGGGGGCGTTCCTGCTTCAACCTGCTGGAAGGTGCGCGCTCGGAGGGACTTGAACCCCCAACCCCCGGGTTCGAAGCCCGGTGCTCTATCCAGTTGAGCTACGAACGCAATTTCGAGGGCGGGTAAAGAAGGGCGGCCAACCGGGATCGAACCGGCAACCTCCGGAGTCACAGTCCGGCGCTCTAACCAGTTGAGCTATGGCCGCCGTTACAGCTTTACCGCGAACGGCGTTTGAAGCGGCGGCTTCCCTACCTTGGAAACCAGGCCCCTGACAAGGCCCAAATACGACTTACGGCCAGGTTAGCGCCCCAGGCAGGGCTCGAACCTGCGACCCCCGGCTTAGAAGGCCGGTGCTCTATCCAGCTGAGCTACTGGAGCTGGCCGGGCCGCCTGCTTCCGATGCTGCACTTCAAGTCGGGGCGAGAGGATTCGAACCTCCGACCCCCTGCGCCCAAGGCAGGTGCGCTACCAGGCTGCGCTACGCCCCGAGAAGTCCGGCATTGTTGAACCATCCCGAACGGACGCGCAAGGCCGACGTGACTGACGGCCTCGCATTCCGGACGGCTACAAGCCCAGCAGGTGGGGCTTCATCTTCTGGAAGGCCTTCCCCCGGTGGGAAATGGCCGACTTCTCCTCCGGCGTCAGCTCCGCCAGGGCACGGTCGCCGCCCGGAAGGATGAAGACGGGGTCATAGCCGAAACCATGGCTTCCCTTCGGGGCGTGGCCGATACGGCCGTTGCACTGCCCCACCTCCACCTTCGCCTCCCCTCCCCCGGGCCCCACCAGCGCCAGCGCGCAGCGGAAGGACGCGGTGCGCTGGGCGTCGGGCACCCCGGTCAGCTCGGTCAGCAGCTTCTCGTAGCGGGCCCGGTCGTCCCCCGGGGCATACCGCGCGGACTGCACGCCGGGCCGTCCGCCCAGCGCGTCCACGCACAGGCCGGAGTCATCCGCCAGGGTGAGCAGCCCGGTGGCGTCCGCGTAGGCGCGGGCCTTCATCACCGCGTTCTCCTCGAACGTGGCGCCGTCCTCCACGGGCTCGGGGACAGGCGGCAGGTCCGCCAGGGACACCACCTCCACCGCGTCTCCGACGAGGCCACGCAGCTCGCGCAGCTTGCCCTGGTTGGTCGTCGCGAACAGCAGCCGGGGCTTCACCGTCATCCCAGCACCTGCGCCTGCGCGGCCGTCAGCTTCTGGATGGCGGCCAGCCCGCCATCCACCATGGCGTCCAGGGCCTTGCGGTCGAAGAGCTGGTGCTCCGCCGTGCCCTGCAGCTCCACCATGCGGCCGTCCGCGGTGGCCACCAGGTTCAGGTCCACATCCGCGGTGGAGTCCTCGTCGTAGTCCAGGTCCACCCGGACCTCGCCCTTGACGATGCCCACGGACACGGCCGCCAACGGCGTGAGCTTGGGCAGCTTGGAGATGGTTCCGGCCTTCTGCAGCGAGCGCAGCGCCAGCACCAGCGCCACGTAGGCCCCGGTGATGGAAGCGGTGCGGGTGCCACCGTCCGCCTGGAGCACGTCACAGTCCAGCGTCAGGGTGCGAGGCCCCAGGGTGGACAGGTCCACCGCGGCGCGCAGGGAGCGGCCGATGAGCCGCTGGATTTCCATGGTGCGGCCCGTCTGCTTGCCCTTGGCGGACTCACGCTGGTTCCGCGAGTGCGTGGCGCGCGGCAGCATGCCGTACTCCGCCGTCACCCAGCCGGAGCCCTTGCCCATCAGGTGCGGCGGAACGCGCTCCTCCGTGGAGCAGGTGACGAGCACCTTGGTGTGGCCGAACTCCACCTGCACCGAGCCCTCCGCGTAGCGGGAGACACCGGGGGTGAGGACGACGGGGCGAAGGTCTAGCGCACCACGTTGAAAGGAACGCACAGCAGGCTCCTGGGAAATGAGGACGAGCGTCCCCTTCTCTACCAGAGCCACGCCGCGCGGGTGTCGATTGCCTTGGCGCCGTTGCACTCAGGGCGACACGGGGCCAGCCACCTCGGTCCCCCGGGCGGCGTCCCGGCGGCGCGTCTCCTTGAGGAAGGCCAGCACGCCCTCGGTAATCGCCTCGGCCAGCTTCTCCTGGTACTCCGGCCGGCCCAGCCGGGGCCCCTCCACGGGATGGGAGATGTAGCCCACCTCCACGAGGACGGCCGGGCACTCCACGCCGGAGAGGACGAAGAAGGGCGCCTGCTGCACGCCCCGGTTCACCGCGCGGGTGCCGCGCACGAGGCGCGGGTGGATGGCGTAGGCCAGGCGCGAGGAATCCGCGTGCGCCTCCGTGCGCGCCAGGTCCTGGAGGATGAAGGCCAGCGTGGAGTCCGTCCGCGTGGCGCGCGACATGGGCGCCTCCGCGTTCTCCCGATCCGCCACGGCGAGCGCGGCGTCACCCGAGGCGCTGGCGGACAGAAAGTACGTCTCCACGCCCTCGGTGCGCGCGCGCATCCGCTTCGTGGGCATGGAGTTGGCGTGGATGGAGATGAAGAGGTCGGGCGCGTGGTCATTGCTCCACGCCACGCGCTCCGTCAACGACACCAGCGTGTCGTGCTCGCGCGTCAGGAACACGTCGCCCCCCGCGGCCTCGAGCTTGTCCCGGAGGCGGAGCGAAATCTGGAGCGCGACGTCCTTCTCCCGCAGCTTGCCGGGGCCCTTGGCGCCTTCCTTCGCACCACCGTGTCCCGGGTCGATGATGATGCGCGCGGGACGCTCCGCCGCCCCGGCGATGACGGGGACCAGCCAGAGCAGGGCCAGGAGGCCGAGGAGGGGGCGGCGCGGCGACGGCATGCTGGGGCCGCATGCTAGCGGAGCCCGGCCGCCAGAGCGAAATCCGGGCCTCAGCCCACCACGTCGATGCCCGGCTTCCCCGCCTGGACTTCACCAATCAGCGCCGCGTCCACGCCGGCCGCCTCCAGCGCCTTGAGCGCCTTGAGCGCCTGACGTGCGGGGACGCTGGCCAGGAGGCCGCCGTTGGTCTGCGCATCCGCGAGCACCCACTGGATGCACTCGGGCAGTCCTTCGGGGAAGCGGACCTTCTTGTGGACGTGGGCGAGGTTCGACTTCGTACCGCCGGGCACCACGCCGTCCTCCGCCAGCGCGGGGACCTCGGCGATGAGCGGGATGCGCTCCAGGTCCAGCGTGGCGCGCGCCTTCGCCGCGGTCATCATCTCCAGCAAGTGCCCCAACAAGCCGTAGCCCGTCACGTCCGTGAGGGCGTTCACCTTGAACTTCCCGGAGGCGAACACCTCGCCGGCGGCCCGGTTGAGCGTCGTCATCACCCCCAGGGCCCGCTTCGCCAACTGCTTGGACGCCACGCCCCGCTTGATGGCGGTGGTCGCGATGCCCGAGCCCAGGGGCTTGGTGAGAAAGAGCACGTCCCCCGGCTTCGCGCCCGCGTTGGTGAGCACCTTCTTCGGGTGCACCACGCCGGTGACGGCCATGCCGAACTTCGGCTCGGGGTCACGGATGCTGTGGCCGCCCAGGATGGGGATGCCGGCCTCGTCCGCCTTGGACTGGCCGCCCGCCAGGATTTTCGACAGCACCTTCAGCGGGAGCTCATCCGGGAAGCACACCAGGTTGAGCGCGAAGAGGGGCCGCGCGCCCATGGCGTAGATGTCCGACAGCGCGTTCGCCGCGGCAATGGCCCCGAACTGGAACGGGTCGTCCACCACCGGGGGAAAGAAGTCCACCGTCTCCACCACGGCCATGCCGGGCGCCAGCCGGTACACGGCCGCGTCGTCATTCGTGGAGAACCCCACCAGCGCCTGGGGGCCCTTCGTGGACTTCAGCCCCCCCAGCACCTGCGCCAGGTCCGAGGCCCGCAGCTTCGCCGCGCAGCCCGCGCAGTGGCTCAGCTCGGTGAGGCGCTTCACCTTGTCCGTCTTCTTCTCCGCCATGCCCGCTCCCCACGCCTCGCCGTCCCGGCACGGGCCCCGGAAAGGGCCCGGCCCGTTCACCGCTCAGGCCGCTCGGATGTAGTCCCGCTTGAGCAGTTGCACCACGGCCTCGGCGGTGACGACGTCGTCCGCGTCCGCGTGGTCCATCACCGCGTTCAGGGTGCCGTAGTTGTGCACCAGTTGCAGCACGTCCAGCAGCTCTGGCGCCAGCTCCTTGAGCGGCGGCGTCAGCGGCGAGGCCAGCGCCAGCGCAGTATCCGCCGTCGGGAGGCTCGGCTGCAGGCGCTTGATTTCGTCCAACTGGCGGAGCGCGTCCATGAGGAGCGCCTCGGTGGACGAGTCCAGCTCCACCATGAACTCCTGGTTCTCCGCCGGGCGCAGCTCGAAGTCGCCCTCTTCCCAGGTGATGATGCGGTTGAAGCTCTTCTGCGGCCCCAGGTTGTGGTTCTCGCCGATGACGGCGTAGTACACGCGGCCCTGGCGCAGGTAGATGCGCCCTTCCTGGTCGCTGCGCTGCACCACCAGCACGCCGTTCTTCTTGGACGTGTGGAACAGCTGGAGCAGGTCCGGGAGGGGAATCTCCTCGATCTTCCCCGTCATGGAGCTGGCCTTGTTGGTGGTCCGCGCGGCCTGGGCCGCGGCGGCCTCCTCCAGCTTCAGCCGGGCGGTGCCCTCGTCCACGCTGGCGCCTTCGGCGCCCTGGTGCACGAGCT
This Myxococcus xanthus DNA region includes the following protein-coding sequences:
- the bet gene encoding phage recombination protein Bet, which encodes MEANPQQKAEGTAAGQGGQHAGWTRERVELVKRTICPRGISEDEFALFIEQCKRSGLDPLLKEAFCVARRQNAGNRERPNWVTKYEFQPSEAGMLARAERFPDFKGIQASAVFAEDDIVVDQGRGEVVHRFNPAKRKGALVGAWSRVVREDKLPVVVWLDFSGYVQQTPLWSKIPTTMIEKCARVAALRKAYPEAFGGLYVREEMPAEDYESHSDEHGSGPYEVLGSKPGPLKASFPPLAPQEPRASQAAAAQLDIDVPLQPKQPRESTLEAVPAANPEPAAPRPKPSAVVVAFGPHKGKTASELSDDELSESIDLANEKLMEQPRARWAKAMRENLLALEAETELRCRVPASKGDGNGAAHDA
- the rdgB gene encoding RdgB/HAM1 family non-canonical purine NTP pyrophosphatase, with product MTVKPRLLFATTNQGKLRELRGLVGDAVEVVSLADLPPVPEPVEDGATFEENAVMKARAYADATGLLTLADDSGLCVDALGGRPGVQSARYAPGDDRARYEKLLTELTGVPDAQRTASFRCALALVGPGGGEAKVEVGQCNGRIGHAPKGSHGFGYDPVFILPGGDRALAELTPEEKSAISHRGKAFQKMKPHLLGL
- the rph gene encoding ribonuclease PH — translated: MRSFQRGALDLRPVVLTPGVSRYAEGSVQVEFGHTKVLVTCSTEERVPPHLMGKGSGWVTAEYGMLPRATHSRNQRESAKGKQTGRTMEIQRLIGRSLRAAVDLSTLGPRTLTLDCDVLQADGGTRTASITGAYVALVLALRSLQKAGTISKLPKLTPLAAVSVGIVKGEVRVDLDYDEDSTADVDLNLVATADGRMVELQGTAEHQLFDRKALDAMVDGGLAAIQKLTAAQAQVLG
- a CDS encoding N-acetylmuramoyl-L-alanine amidase family protein, with protein sequence MPSPRRPLLGLLALLWLVPVIAGAAERPARIIIDPGHGGAKEGAKGPGKLREKDVALQISLRLRDKLEAAGGDVFLTREHDTLVSLTERVAWSNDHAPDLFISIHANSMPTKRMRARTEGVETYFLSASASGDAALAVADRENAEAPMSRATRTDSTLAFILQDLARTEAHADSSRLAYAIHPRLVRGTRAVNRGVQQAPFFVLSGVECPAVLVEVGYISHPVEGPRLGRPEYQEKLAEAITEGVLAFLKETRRRDAARGTEVAGPVSP
- the selD gene encoding selenide, water dikinase SelD, giving the protein MAEKKTDKVKRLTELSHCAGCAAKLRASDLAQVLGGLKSTKGPQALVGFSTNDDAAVYRLAPGMAVVETVDFFPPVVDDPFQFGAIAAANALSDIYAMGARPLFALNLVCFPDELPLKVLSKILAGGQSKADEAGIPILGGHSIRDPEPKFGMAVTGVVHPKKVLTNAGAKPGDVLFLTKPLGSGIATTAIKRGVASKQLAKRALGVMTTLNRAAGEVFASGKFKVNALTDVTGYGLLGHLLEMMTAAKARATLDLERIPLIAEVPALAEDGVVPGGTKSNLAHVHKKVRFPEGLPECIQWVLADAQTNGGLLASVPARQALKALKALEAAGVDAALIGEVQAGKPGIDVVG
- a CDS encoding DUF4388 domain-containing protein produces the protein MDTQKTYALKFISGKYQGGEFPLKADKQIVIGRSSELDMVLVEDMVSRKHARISFSDGSITIEDLGSTNGTFVNGEKVKQSRLKEGDRILIGTSILKLVHQGAEGASVDEGTARLKLEEAAAAQAARTTNKASSMTGKIEEIPLPDLLQLFHTSKKNGVLVVQRSDQEGRIYLRQGRVYYAVIGENHNLGPQKSFNRIITWEEGDFELRPAENQEFMVELDSSTEALLMDALRQLDEIKRLQPSLPTADTALALASPLTPPLKELAPELLDVLQLVHNYGTLNAVMDHADADDVVTAEAVVQLLKRDYIRAA